The sequence ACGTGGCGCTCGGGAGTCAGCAGCAACGATTTCGAAGCGTGCAGCTTTTTTGCGCCCTCTTCTTGCAAGTCTTAAACGAGTTGCCATAACTTATTCTAAAGTTTAGAGAGGTCTGAAAAATTAATTTATAAATTCTTGTTCTATTAAAAAACAAGACTGCAAAGGTAGTGTTTTATTATGATTTTTACAATTTTAATCTAGTGTTTTATTTAAAGAAGCCTGAATACACACTTCTTGTATAAGATATGCCCAAAGTCCACAGATAAAAGACATCAGAAATGCAAGTCCAAAATGAAAGAACAAACGAAAAAATGTAATACCTCCATACCCTATAAAATACTGACTCAAATCTGTTCCATATTTCCATTGTAAAAGAGCTAGTAGTGTATGATGCCCAATAGCTAATAACGCATAGACCAACTGCATTTTCCAATCTTGATAAATGATTAAAAGAGTTGCATTGATAAAATAAAAAAAGTGCATTTCTGCCATTCCGTGAAGCTGCCCTATAAATTGCAGCATAAAAATAGTATAGACAATAGCTATCAATACCCTAGAAATGGTACTTTCTTGTAGAACCAAGCGAACCATCAGATAGAGCATACAATTACAACCTATCGTAACCCACGTAAAAAACCACGTATCATATACTGGAACAAGACAAACTCCTATGATAAAAAATAAAATAACAAACTTATCAGAAATTTTATCTACCTTTTTTTGTACTTGGTTGAGATAGTCTTTTCTATTATCATAACTAACTAATGGAATCCATTTAGTAGTAAAAAATTGTGTCATACGGCAAAAAATAAAATAGGTTAAAAAATGACACTAAATTTAAGCAAAAAATAAGATATTTATACTTATTTTTTTATTTTTTTGTAATATTCTCGCTTATCATTCTTTCTACTGCCTTCATAAAGTTCGTAGCGCATAAAACGACATTCTAAAGCTCCATTATACATTTTTATTTTTGGTTTGGCAGAAAGACCTATTTTCTTGGCTGCTTCTAAGTTTGAAGTAATAATCCAAGCTGTATAGCCTGCCCAATTTTGCTTGAGTGTATCTCCAATTTCAGCATAAAAATTTTCTATATCTTCATCTTTATCCATTCGTTCTCCATACGGAGGATTAATAATAATTACGCCTCGGTTGGCTTTTTTTCCTTTGAGCCAAGGTTTTTCACTATCTGTATTTTCTCTTTTTTCTTGCTTTGGTTCTGTTATTTCTTTTCTTTCTGGTGGAACTAAATCTTGAAAAGCACTTTCTCTTAGCGTGATGTGTTTCTTTAAATTAGCTTCTGCAATGTTACCTGCTGCCTTACGAGCTACATTTTTAGAAATTTCTCCAGCCAAAATAGTAGGCATATCATCGGTATTGATTTTTTCCATGGCTTCATCAAATACTTCTTCCCACAAATCAGCATCAAAATTTGACCATTTTTCAAAGCCAAAAAGAGTACGGAAAGAACCCACAGGAATATTAGCAGCAATAAGAGCAGCCTCAATAGAAAGCGTTGCCGAACCACACATAGGGTCTATAAAATCGCTTTTTTTGTCCCAACCTGAAAGCAATATAAGCCCAGCAGCCAAAACTTCATTGATAGGTGCAAGGTTGGTTTTGCCCCTATACCCACGTTTATAAAGTGGATCGCCAGAGCTGTTGAGCATCACAGAACAAATATCATCTTTAATATAAAGTTGAATTCTCAAATCTGGGTCTAAAATATCAACAGAAGGTCTGCGTCTGTATTTTTCTCTAAATTTATCTACAATAGCATCTTTTGCTTTTTGCTCAATATAACGAGAATGCGTAAACAAGTTGGTACTAAGCGTACAGTTAATGGCTAGAGTTTCTTTGATAGACAAATATTTTTCCCAATCAATAGTTTGAATTTTTTCATACAAATCGTTCTCATCCTTGACCTTAAACTCTGTAATCGGAACAAGCACACGGAGAGCCGTTCTGAGACAAAGATTTGCCTTGTACATCATCCTCAAATCACCCTCAAAACTTACAGCACGATTTGCCTTGACAATATTTTTTGCTCCTAAGTCTTTTAGTTCTTGAACAAGAATATCGTCTAAGCCGTACATCGTTTGGGCAGTCATTTGGAAGGTAGAATCAAGCATTTTGAATAGCAATTTACGTAATGATAAGGCTTGCCTTATCTAAGAATAATAGAATTTTACTGCAAAGATAGTTTCTTTTTGTTTGAATAAGCTAAGTAAAGAAACATTTTATAGGTGTACGACAAAAATCTCTTTTGATTTTAGAGTAAAAAAAATAGCCTTTACATTTCGTTGCGCTGCAACTCCCAAATAAATTATGATAATCAATGCTACAAATGTGATGTTGCGCTGCAACTTTTTCTATACTTTTTTTACAAAAAACACGTTTTTACTGATTTTCAATTATAACATAACTGACATTTCTATTTTACAGTCATACAAGTTGCAGAGCAACATTCTGTTGGTAGAATAAAATAAAATGTATAAAGTAGAGTTGCAGAGCAACGAAATATTGAATGTTTTGCAAGAAGGGAAGTTTGTCGTACACTCCATTTTATCAATTCTCCATTTTTAATTGTTCGTTTACTTAATGTATCTTTGTTCTCATTAAGTAAAATTATCTTAGTTAAGAAATAAATAGCTCTAATTACATGAATATACATTTTATCGGAATCGGAGGAAGCGTTATGCACAATATCGCTATCAGAGAAAAACAAAATGGAAACACTGTTACAGGCTCAGATGATGCGTGGTACGACCCATCAGAAAGCCGTCTGAAAGAATACAATTTGTTGCCACAAGAAGCAGGTTGGTTTCCAGAAAAAATCACTTCTGAGATAGATAAAATTGTATTGGGAATGCACGCAAAAGCAGACAATCCAGAGCTTTTGAAGGCACAGGAACTAGGACTAAAAATATATTCGTACCCAGAGTATATTTATTCTCTTTCTGAAAACAAAGAGCGTGTAGTTGTTGCAGGTAGCCACGGAAAAACTACTATTACAGCAATGATAATGCACACTCTAAAACTTCAAAGTTATGACTTTGATTATTTAGTAGGAGCTTATGTAGAGGGTTTTGATTCTACAGTTAGGCTTTCAGATGCACCAATAATCATTATTGAAGGTGATGAATATCAGACTTCACCATTAGATAAATCTCCTAAATTCTTGCATTATAATCATCATATTGGCGTTTTGAGTGGAATAGCTTGGGATCATGCCAATGTTTATCCTACTTTTAAGGAATATAAAAAACAGTTTCGTTTGTTTGCCGAAAATTCGGTAAAAGCTGGTGCGTTTGTCTATAACCAAGAAGACAAACTGGTCAAAGAAATAGTAGAAGACAACGAAAAAATACATTTTGATACTATCCGTTTGCCTTATACTACCCACCCTTCAACAGTAGAGGATGGAAAAACATTTTTGAAGACAGAACTCGGACAAATGGAAATCCCTGTTTTTGGAGAGCATAACATGTCTAATTTGAATGCTGCCAAAACAGTTTGTAGAAGATTAGGAATTAGAGAAAGTCAGTTTTACGACGCTATGATGTCGTTTAGAGGAGCATCCAAACGAATGGAACTTGTTGGGGAAAACGAACAAATGCACGTTTTTAAGGACTTTGCACATTCGCCATCAAAGGTAGAGGCAAGCATAAAAGCTGTAAAAAAACAATATCCCAAACAACGCCTCACAGCTTGTATGGAACTTCATACCTATAGCAGTCTGAATAAAGATTTTATTAATGAATATGCCAGTACATCAAAAGAGGCTGATACTGCTATTGTATATTATAATCCTGAATATATAGAAGCTAAAGGCTTGCCTTCTATTTCGAAACAAGACCTAAAAGATGCCTTCAAAAGACAAGATTTGGAAGTATTTACAACGCCTGATGAACTAGAATCTTTCTTAGTAGCTCAAAACTGGAAACAAAATAACCTTTTGATAATGTCTTCTGGAAAAATGGGAGGGATGAATATTGAAAGCCTTGCCAAGCAACTTATAGGGTAATATTTGTAAGATAAATATTTCTCAACACAATTCTCTTAGAGGCTATCTGAAAAACGGTAGCCTTTTTATTTATCATTTATTAGTTTCATCAATTTTTAATTTGCTTAGATATATTCACAAAAAACGTATTTGAAGCAATTAGACTTTTTCACAACTCTACACCTTATGCAAATTATAGATTTATCCAAAACTATCCAGTACAACCCCAATGACCCATTTTTTATGAAGGTCAAGATAAAACATAAAGCTCATAAAAGTGCAAAGTGGCTTATTAGGTATTTGGGATTGCCTTTTAATTTATTTCCTAAGAACTTTATTGGTTGGGCAGATGACACCATCAAAAAAATGGGAGTTCACTCTACCACCCACCTAGATGCGCCGTGGCATTACGCTCCTACCTGTGAGGGAAAACCTGCCAAAACCATAGACCAAATTCCTTTAGAGTGGTGTTTTGGAGAAGGCGTTGTGATTGATATGAAACACAAA comes from Bernardetia sp. and encodes:
- a CDS encoding UDP-N-acetylmuramate--L-alanine ligase, with the protein product MNIHFIGIGGSVMHNIAIREKQNGNTVTGSDDAWYDPSESRLKEYNLLPQEAGWFPEKITSEIDKIVLGMHAKADNPELLKAQELGLKIYSYPEYIYSLSENKERVVVAGSHGKTTITAMIMHTLKLQSYDFDYLVGAYVEGFDSTVRLSDAPIIIIEGDEYQTSPLDKSPKFLHYNHHIGVLSGIAWDHANVYPTFKEYKKQFRLFAENSVKAGAFVYNQEDKLVKEIVEDNEKIHFDTIRLPYTTHPSTVEDGKTFLKTELGQMEIPVFGEHNMSNLNAAKTVCRRLGIRESQFYDAMMSFRGASKRMELVGENEQMHVFKDFAHSPSKVEASIKAVKKQYPKQRLTACMELHTYSSLNKDFINEYASTSKEADTAIVYYNPEYIEAKGLPSISKQDLKDAFKRQDLEVFTTPDELESFLVAQNWKQNNLLIMSSGKMGGMNIESLAKQLIG
- a CDS encoding THUMP domain-containing class I SAM-dependent RNA methyltransferase: MLDSTFQMTAQTMYGLDDILVQELKDLGAKNIVKANRAVSFEGDLRMMYKANLCLRTALRVLVPITEFKVKDENDLYEKIQTIDWEKYLSIKETLAINCTLSTNLFTHSRYIEQKAKDAIVDKFREKYRRRPSVDILDPDLRIQLYIKDDICSVMLNSSGDPLYKRGYRGKTNLAPINEVLAAGLILLSGWDKKSDFIDPMCGSATLSIEAALIAANIPVGSFRTLFGFEKWSNFDADLWEEVFDEAMEKINTDDMPTILAGEISKNVARKAAGNIAEANLKKHITLRESAFQDLVPPERKEITEPKQEKRENTDSEKPWLKGKKANRGVIIINPPYGERMDKDEDIENFYAEIGDTLKQNWAGYTAWIITSNLEAAKKIGLSAKPKIKMYNGALECRFMRYELYEGSRKNDKREYYKKIKK